The genomic segment TTCCTGCCTCCTCCGCCTGTTTCTCCGTCTGATCCAGATCCTGTATCATCaatcttgtattttttcttcCACTCCTCATAACTGACATGTTGTCAAGTGATACAACATCTTCACAGTACAGCTTAACATTGACATAGGAGTAGAGAAGAGGGTCATTAAGAGCAGCACACAGAGAAGCTTTTTGTTGGAAGGATACAAGTTCTTCCTGTTCTTCTTGTTACTGATAACCTGACCGCTgtctgttttgatcttcttcttctggtCTTCTTTTCCCGTTTCTCTCACAAAACGCTTCTTCTTACGGTCCCtaataaaacaaaggggggaaaaaagactttAAATTGTAGTTTTAAATGACCATTTTATGGATATTGAGTCAAACCATAGGGAAATTTGTAccatttcatcatttttttctgctggttAAGGCGATCGCCTTCATCTCCCATGAGATCAAGGACAGCTGAAGAGGCCTGCTGTTCAAAAGCACTGCCCTCTCCACCGAGACTCAACCTGTCGACGCGTAACACAGGACAAAACGGCATAAAACACAAAGCCATTCACATTTTTTAGTGAAGAAACAGATGCAACAGTTTAATGCCTCACCCTCTCTCAGAGTCAAAGTCTTTAGGTCTGTAAGGGATATAATACTCTTCATCTTTGCCTGACTGCCTTTTTTTCTTGGTCTTTGGTCGTTCTTCACCATCTTCCTGCTGACCTCTTCTTTTACCACCTACCACCTCTGAAAACACCCCCTGGTGGAAATGGAAAGAATTACATGGTACAAAGTGACAAAACATGATACAGAGATCCTACTATCTTCCTCTTCTAGTTTGTATACAACATCAGCTACatcaaaactgcattttattttgcttcatctccatcagacagcacaaacaactttctttttttgactCAAATGTTGGTTTtgaatgaaaatgatgaaacaATCCTGGGTGTTTATTCAACTTGTGAGCAGGTTTCTAATCCACCGTACTATTATTATTGACACTAGTACATGTTCATGCTGCTGGCGAACTAATACACTTAAGAAcataaagcaaagcaaaaaagtgaaaagtaggTCTtgcctatataaataaacataagaCAATTGTGAGACTTTGACATAGTAACATCTGCagtaatatttacacctctgatgacatctcACAAGggttagctttattttgaaaccAAGATTGTTTACACaaagtttgtaattgcagagaaatactccatttattttggtcatttcattttcgagcaggaagctcaccTTTTTTGTTATACCCTTTAGATGAATAGAgagtttattaattaaatacatattcTTTAAATAATGTTCCCTCTTATAAAAAGTaggataattaaaaaaaatttaaataaaacagaaaaatgtctgtttttctgttgtctgtTATATAACATTAGGTATGTTCGTGGCAATTAATTTCTTAATCAGCTAAACAGGTCATTTAAGAAACAGTCAAAtattaagttaaatttgaaaacagtttaaaaaaaatatccccaTTCCAAAATTTCACATGACAATCTCATTGGCTCACggagtgatgatgtcacaaggTCGCCTTAAGAACCTTTAATCCTTTGAAGTTTTTTCCACAAATAGGGGTGAGACACAGCTATTCTTAGTTCGTTTCTTCGCAGCATTTGTGTGTGCAGCCTTCAAACGTTCACCACAGAAAGTTTTGGAAAGCTTTTCAGAGTCGTCGTGTACAACCTTCAACATGTATCCAACAAGACACCagccaaaacaaaatgaatacgCCGCTTCTCCTTCCTGGCGTGGCCGGCCAATTTCCCCAAATGACCTCTTATCCATCCAAAGGGCATTAcatgacagtaggaaggaaaactaCCACCTCCAGAATAAATTCAAAAAGTtgaagaagagaaacttcaactGGAGGAGAAGTGTAGACAGATGGAAGCGCAAAATAAAAACCTGGAGGAAAGACAACAACGCCAGCCCGACATAGAAATTattaatgagggctggggaatCAGGTTTGGACAAGCCCGAGAGCAGATCGTCTTCTTgattaaagaaaacaagcagaagacgGCGGAACTAAAGGAGATGTCCAACCAGCTTCAAGACAGCAAAGCTACTGTTGAGAAGACAGAATGGGATCTCCAATATATGGACCAAATGAATCAGCTGCTCCAAACCAAGTTCGATgaagctgtgaaaaaaaataaagaaatcctccAACAGAAGGAAGAACAGGAGACAAAGCAAATAGACTTGCAGCACAAACTCAAAGTCACGgaggaaaaatacagaatgCTGAAAGAAAAGTTGGATGAAACAGTGAGCCAAAATAAAGTCCTTCTTCAAGAGAAAGTGCAACAGCAAGAAACATTGAAAGAAGAGAAACGTATTGTCAAAGACTTTGAGGGTAAAAATCTAAAACTGCAACAGTTTTGTAATGAACTGAAGAACAAAACAAGTGAACTAGAaggggaaaaggaaaaactggacAAAAGATGCTCACAGATGCAGAAAAGGATTGATCACATGGCGAGAAACAACTCCGAGCTCACTAAGGGGATATTGTTGGAATACAACAACTTGAAGCGCAAACACACTGAAATGCAGGCGCAAAAGCAACACCAAGACAAAATACATGACGACCTGCAGCGTTCTCTCCAAGACATCCACAGAAGAAATGAGGAGTTAGAAGACATGTACAAAGAAGTACAAGAGAGAAATGCAGACATGCACAAGGACAAGCTAATGCAGGaggcaacatccaaagaactcaaagaaaagcttgaagaaaaacaagcagcaTTAGAAGAGGTGGAGCAAACATGCAAGAAACTTGACAAGCAAAACGCAGAAACAATCGATCAGCTAAGAACCCTCATCTTGGAGAAAAAGGCGCTTGTGGAAAAgtccatgaaaaaaaagaaaaaatgcttcCGCTTGCCCTGGAGGAGGGACTCTGCTGCTTCACCTGATGTAGCCTCGTCTTGCTCCACCTCTGTCCTTcccccaaccagtcccggcagttgactgtcccctcctgagcctggttctgccggaggtttctgcccgtttaaaggcagtttttcctccccactgtcgcctagtgcttgctcagaggggattgttggggttttctctcttttaccttgtttcattagttacttgtttaacattttttgttcttacttcgttttaccttgtttcattagttacttgtttaacattttttgttcttacttcattttaccttgtttcattagttacttgtttaacacttttgttcttacttcgttttaccttgtttcattagttacttgtttaacatttttgttcttacttcgttttaccttgtttcattagttacttgtttaacacttttgttcttacttcgttttaccttgtttcattgtttacttctttaacatttttgttcttacttcgttttaccttgtttcattatttacttgtttaacttttttgacTTACTTGTTTATAATAAACCAATTGAATTTATCTTTTGAGTATTTTTGTCTAATCTTTACAgaatttttcaaaaacattcaTATCTGTCGCTTATTTTCTTCTTGAAACCTCATAAATGGTGAAGGAAAAACCCTGGAACATGgtttgaaacactgaaattgtTTCAGCTCAAACCGCCAAAgtcatacgtgtgtgtgtgtgtgtgtgtgtgtgtgtgtgtgtgtgtgtgtgtgtgtgtgtgtgtgtgtgtgtgtcacaggtgacacgGTGTCACTGATTAGGTCATCATGTTTAGGCTCATTCACTCGAGAAATTATTTAGGCCAAATCTTTAAAACTGTATCATTGCATACacattttcaattcatttcaatcacaaatgcagaaataattatttgcagTATCTTATCTCATTTATTATGAGAACGTCATGCCTGATCATTTGCACCCACACCATCAAAAATGGGGGCAAAAGGGAGGAGATCGcatttaatcggttataacaagAGGTCAGAAATATAAGTGCTgcagaaacctctgaatctcagctaaaagctcatgtaaaccatttctacaatcacaaaacaaagcaaaggagCAGTTACGTCACCATGAATCTGTGGACACGTAATatccatattttgatttatgaTTTCCTGGAGTTCAATGTGTGTGCTTAATCCTTTATGAAACTGATCTGAACCTGAAACTACAACGATGCagggaggaaagaaagaagcaaTACTTCACCCATGCTTACATTTAGATCACTCTCCTCCTTTTCTGTGATGTCACAGTCAGCAGTAGTGGTGGGgttgattggctgctgcagccTGCTTTCTGCAGCTCGGTCCTCTCTCTGCTTGCTGAATTTGTCCACTAGCCGAGTGTCTTTAGAGCGTTTGGCCCGCATCACCTCACTGGCTGGTGTCTTACTACTGGAGTTGATTTCGAAGATGGTCTATTTCAGGAGAGAATTATATGTTTCTTTGCTTATTAGAACACATTTTACCAGAAAATGCAGCGCTGTGACGTGTCTGCATCAAACTCACCGCTTTGGATTTGTAGCTCTTGATGGCATCGACTATTTGAAGGCACTCCAGTTCCATTTTTTCCAGACCACACCCTGAAACCAATTAAATCAAATTCTCTTACTTAACTGCCATCAGTTCCTCACTATTCCTTTTGATTATTTTCATAATTTCTCTCTTCTTGTTATAATTTATCCTCCTTTGAACTTACCGAGTACTGGATGGACACCCATGCTGGACAGATCTATGTTTTTAACCCGTCTGATGGACTCCGGCGAGGGGTTTGGCCGCGACTTGAGGTACTGCTTGTAGGCGTTCTCTGAGACACGGAGCAGATTTTGCAGGTCCAGCGAGTTTTCGTGAGACGTGATCAGATGAGCACTTTCATCATCCAAGATCCTCTGAGGGACTCGACCAAACACACCTTCTGAATCTGGAGTACGAAAAGAAATGCAGACATTTCAATACAGTGACAGATAAAAAGAGcactaaataaagtttattagcAACCTCAAATGTGTAGCACATCAGTTAAACTGTTCATCTGACAGGCATGCAGTAGAGTCTACCTTGTGTGTGTTCAGGCGAAGCAAACTGAACTGGTCGCCCTAGGAAGAGGTGGAGGTCATAGACATAAGGCATTTCATCAGGACAAATCAGACTATAGGCTGTGCCACTTCGGCCCGCTCGTCCCACACGCCCTGATGGAAAAGACAGGGGAAAAAATACTCGTAATGCTGGCCTAATCATTTCAAATTCAACAGTCTGAATCACTTTGTTCATTCTGCATACAGCTGCTCACCAACTCTGTGCAAGAAGAGTTTGGCCTTGGAGGGGAAGTTGTAATTGATGACATTATCCAGCAGGGGGATGTCTATACCACGAGCAGCAACATCAGTCACCAGAAGCACCATGGCTTTCCGGTGCACAAATTTCCCAATGTTGATCTTCCTGGCAGTCTGATCAAGGGCACTGTAGATGTAGGCACACTCTAAACCTTCTGACGACAGCAGCTGGacatcagaaaaaaataagaagtcAACTAAAGCTCTagttttttaaacaatatttaacattttcacaaatCTATGCTACACTGTTATCTTACCTCCTTTAGGTACTCCACATGGTGTTTGGTGGCAGCAAAGACCACTGTCTGTTCCTGAGGCTTCACTACGTTCCTCAGGAGGTGGAGCAGCAGAGCCGGCTTGTCATCCACACGCAGGTGGAAGAATGACAGCTGATGGAAGTtagaagaaatgaaaacatgctCAAAGCCATGGAAACATCCAGGTGACTGTAAGGACTTTTGCTTTGGGCTTTACATTTAAATCATTCAACATTTCTGGGAGAAGAATACAAAAGGTTTGAATAGCAAGTGTCTGAAGACAGAGCACCAAGAAAGACCAAGACACTGACACAGAAGCTGAATTAGCATAAGTTAGCAAGTAGAGTAGATGCAATAATCGTGTACCGAGGTTGTTAAAAATGTATCAAAACCTTCCATCTAATTTCTCAGATTAAACAAaaggtaaataaaacaaaagcaagttCTGCCTTTTTACCTTGATCTGATCACTGAGCTTAGAATCCACATCCAAACGAATCAGTACAGGTTCTGTCAGGCCTGGGAAAAAAGTTTGTATACACCGGTGTGAATATAATTAGGATTATTTGCCTTTAAATGCTAAAAAATATGGAAGCTAAGTTGAATGAATATGCTTTATGATGAGAAAATAAGCCAGAAAAACTTTGAGAAACTACACCGTGGAGGGTTAATTTTTTAGATGAACCCAATGTGTAAAGAAAAAATTGATCTTCAGTTATACAAAACATTTCATAAAACAGACTGGAACATATACTTGGGATAAAGCAAGTAAACTATACtggttttaattatatttacctGATAAATTTCAGGTGTTTTTTcccacataaaaacaaaattttctACACACACACGTTTAACAATACTTATATATTTTACAGGCTTTCTTTAAATGCCTCGGCATAAAactcaaatcaaacatgcagagctacCCACTGTGGTGACCCCATATAACAAAGGAGCAGCCAAAAGGAGCTTTTCTATATGCTTTCCTTAGGAGAGGGGTTGTGcagggcatgtcccactggtgGTTCATAGACCCAATGAATTCCAGTGTAGGTAACCAGGGTAAAATTTAGAGTGAAGCTATGACAGGCCCCGTCACACAGGCTTAGAGACCAGTTATCAACCACCTGGAAGCCTCTGGTTTCTAGGCAAAATATATTCCCCAAATGTTTGTCTGCTGGAGGCTCTGGCTGGAGGCTCTGGCTGTTgccaggttaaaaaaaataaaaagtaaaaacaaaaaggtttaTGTCAACTAAAAGTATTCTTCACTCTTATTGGTAGTTGCCTCAATCGTTTAACAGGAAGTTGAGGAAAGTTTCTCAGGTTACGCCCACTTCTCGTCGTCAGCAGTTATTTCCCATAATCCCCTGAAGTCAAAGAATGTCATTCACTCTCTATGGTCTCTGGTCACATGTCCCTCTCCAGTGAGGATCCAGGTAACAACTGTAGAAGTTTGTGTATTGTATCTAtctttaaagcaggcttaggctacaaaagaATTTCCCAAGCCtcgaacatcccacggagcactgttcaagtgatcattcagaaatggaaggagtatggcacaactgtaaacctaccaagacaaggccgtccacctaaactcacaggccgaacaaggggagcgctgatcagaaatggagccaagaggcccatggtgactctggacgagctgcagagatctacagctcaggtgggggaatctgtccataggacaactattagtcgtgcactgcacaaagttggcctttatggaagagtggcaagaagaaagccattgttaacagaaaaccataagaagtcccgtttgcagtttaccacaagccatgtgggggacacagcaaacatgtggaagaaggtgctctgggcagatgagaccaaaatggaactttttggccaaaatgcaaaacactatgtgtggcggaaaactaacactgcacatcactctgaacacaccatccccactgtcaaatatggtggtggcagcatcatgctctgggggtgcttctcttcagcagggacagggaagctggtcagagttgatgggaagatggatggagccaaatacagggcaatcttggaagaaaacctcttggagtctgcaaaagacttgagactggggcggaggttcaccttccagcaggacaacgaccctaaacataaagccagggcaacaatggaatggtttaaaacaaacacatccatgtgttagaatggcccagtcaaagtccagatctaaatccaatcgagaatctgtggcaagatctgaaaactgctgttcacaaacgctgtccatctaatctgactgagctggagctgttttgcaaagaagaatgagcaagaatttcagtctgtagatgtgcaaagctggtagagacataccctaaaagactggcagctgtaattgcagcaaaaggtggttctacaaagtattgactcagggggctgaataattacgcacaccccacttttcagttatttatttgtaaaatatgtttggaatcatgtatgattttcgttccacttctcacgtgtgcaccactttgtattggtctttcacctggaattccaataaaattgattcatgtttgtggctgtaatgtgacaaaatgtgggaaagttcaagggggccgaatacttttgcaagccactgtatgtaaCCGATTAGACCCTGCAAACACCAGCAACCTCTAGCACCCACCAACTGgtcagggaatacacattttgtGCTACCAACCAGTGGTTGGCAGGTGTTCACCAACTGTTCTCTAGATCTGAGTGACTGGGACTTAAATGGATATGACTTTGAATGTAATTTTGGTAGTGAAAAGGTAACAAGAGTTCTTCATTAGATTCTACTAACTTTCATTTCCCAAGAAAAAAAGATGCTaacttttgtctttgtttcatgATTAACAAAAACTGAGGGATGTGGGGCATGAAGGTGAGAGAAAGGCCAGAAGACAGTTAAACAGCAGCCATGGGAAAATATTAGAAGACAGTTTATGTATTTTCTCTAATATGCAGAAGATATCTCTGCATATTATATCTCTATCTATAATTTAGGCTGTTTACTTACAACACAGAGTTTCAATATTGTGACTTGGACTCAACTGAATTAAACCTAACAGAATAGAAATGAAACAGTTAATCTTACCAGCTCTGGCAAACTCCACCAACAGTTTAGGCAGGGTGGCAGAAAACAGCAGAGTCTGTCTGGTGTCTGGAAGTCTGCGGATGATCTCCTGAAGCTGCTCAGCAAAACCCATTTCGAACAACCTGATTGAGGAAAACATTCCAAAATTCAATTTGGAAAATtagaacaataaataaaaaacaaaacaaaaaaatcatgaaaaatgcAATTTCTCACCTGTCAGCCTCGTCAAACACCACATACGCCACACTGTGCAACTTCAGGTTCATCTCCATGACAACGTGCATAAGACGACCAGGGGTACCGATGATTCTGAAGGGGGAGAATGCAGCTTAGCATTTCAGCATAAAAATCCATAAAATCCTATCTACCCTTTTTCTTAAGTTAAAACATAACTTTCaaaaaacttgacctctgaatCCTAACCTTAAGGTCAAGGTCAGTGGGATTTGATACCTATTTGCAGTAGACACaactatggtatcaatttgaaacttCTACATGTCTTTGTTAACATATTCATTAACTTAGGTCTCCACGTTGGGGGGTTGGTGGgggattaaataaataaataattaaaagcacTCACATGTCAGGGTTTTCATGAAGAGCAGCAAACTGATCTTCCATCCTGAAAAACAGCAGAGGTATTCACATTAACAGACGACATGAAAGAGCAACAAGAAGAACAAAGTAACAAGACAGCTAAGTAGTCACGCACCTGTCTCCACCAAGGATCAAAGCAGTCTTGAGACCGGTGAATTTTCCCAGCTGCGAGACCCCAATAGAGAAAGGAAAAGAGGTAGTACATTAATGACACGCCTAAAGATGTAGTTAACGgctttatttcacacttttcaccTGCAAGACCTACATGAACGGTAATTTCCACTCACCTCTTTCGTGAACTTCATGGTCTGTAGGGCCAACTCCCTGGTGGGGGTCAGAATGAGGGCCCTGGCTCCTGTTTGGGCCTGAGGGGCCTTCAGCTTCTCAAACATGGGAATCAGGAAGGCAGCAGTCTTACCACTGCCAGTCCGAGCCATGGCTACAACATCTTTTCCATCCAAAATTACAGGTACAGTCTAAAATGGTGAAGAGAAGGATGTAATAATTCACATATTTACATCACAGTGTAACATGACACAAATGTTTGATTACATAACCTTGAACCAGCACAAACAAACCTTTCTTTGGATGGGAGTAGGAATTTTGTAACCCTTCTTCATGACGCCTTTAAAAACAGGGTAACTGAGACCTGAAATCAGATATCAGACAGGTCATCGGGCTTTGTTTAAGCTCAAATGGACACATCCAAGTAGGGAGATAGTGGAAAACCTACCCATGGACTGAAACCCTccagatttctttttcttcttgttttgagCTCTGACCAGCTCCCTGGTGTCTGGCTCCACATCTGACAAGCACTCTGATGCTGCGGGGAACCGTGGCAGTTTCCGCCCAGGCTGTGAGACAAAGAAACACGAGCACCACTTCTTAGTAAGATGAAATCTTCAAGACGTCTAAAAACCTGATCAAAACGTTTTACAGTGAAAGATTTCCATATTCCATATACTGAgaatgaattaataaaaatcTGAAGTGAGGTGGTCTCAAAACGGTTGTTGCTGTGATGTAAGAGCGGGAGACCTACATCTCTGATGCAGCAAAACACTAAATATCCACAGTGGCCACTTTGTTATTTACAGCTAACAAGACCTCATATAGTGTAAAAAGATGTCATGAAATAAAACACCTGTTCATCTGCCAATCTCACTGCAGCAACTTAATGCATTAAGAATGTCGTCATGGTCAAATTAAGCATCAGAGAGGggaagaaagatgatt from the Oreochromis niloticus isolate F11D_XX linkage group LG7, O_niloticus_UMD_NMBU, whole genome shotgun sequence genome contains:
- the LOC100701488 gene encoding ATP-dependent RNA helicase DDX54, whose product is MAQRKKKLTKKKRHTANREPETDSDGDFELAVEIKNDDSPGRKLPRFPAASECLSDVEPDTRELVRAQNKKKKKSGGFQSMGLSYPVFKGVMKKGYKIPTPIQRKTVPVILDGKDVVAMARTGSGKTAAFLIPMFEKLKAPQAQTGARALILTPTRELALQTMKFTKELGKFTGLKTALILGGDRMEDQFAALHENPDIIIGTPGRLMHVVMEMNLKLHSVAYVVFDEADRLFEMGFAEQLQEIIRRLPDTRQTLLFSATLPKLLVEFARAGLTEPVLIRLDVDSKLSDQIKLSFFHLRVDDKPALLLHLLRNVVKPQEQTVVFAATKHHVEYLKELLSSEGLECAYIYSALDQTARKINIGKFVHRKAMVLLVTDVAARGIDIPLLDNVINYNFPSKAKLFLHRVGRVGRAGRSGTAYSLICPDEMPYVYDLHLFLGRPVQFASPEHTQDSEGVFGRVPQRILDDESAHLITSHENSLDLQNLLRVSENAYKQYLKSRPNPSPESIRRVKNIDLSSMGVHPVLGCGLEKMELECLQIVDAIKSYKSKATIFEINSSSKTPASEVMRAKRSKDTRLVDKFSKQREDRAAESRLQQPINPTTTADCDITEKEESDLNGVFSEVVGGKRRGQQEDGEERPKTKKKRQSGKDEEYYIPYRPKDFDSERGLSLGGEGSAFEQQASSAVLDLMGDEGDRLNQQKKMMKWDRKKKRFVRETGKEDQKKKIKTDSGQVISNKKNRKNFYEEWKKKYKIDDTGSGSDGETGGGGRKPARGRGRGRRGPNVQSSGDHKARSELKTKDQIMKQRKKKQKHQFLQGGG